A single genomic interval of Tsukamurella paurometabola harbors:
- a CDS encoding glycerate kinase, whose translation MRVLVAPDSFKGSLDAAAVAAALREGWLGARPGDDVIALPQADGGEGTVATVAAAPGWADRYTVVTGPDARPVRARWIRDGAGTAVVELAESSGIALLAAPDPMAATSRGLGEVIRAALDDGAPALRVGLGGSASTDGGLGALTALGLRALDRRGRPLGRGPLAAVAAVDVEGLIPVPAGGVELLVDTRAPLHGPDGAAHVFAPQKGADPAQVRELDDALRAWAGLLAAAGCDPALADAAGAGAAGGVGFGLMCWGASAVSGADRMADLTGLTELLPTADLVITGEGRFDSTSATGKVVGRIVRRCAALRVPVVVVAGQVAAGLGDPDAAGGTLALTDLAGSAAASLAAPQRWLRVAGDRAANRFATTRYY comes from the coding sequence GTGAGGGTCCTCGTCGCCCCGGACTCCTTCAAGGGATCGCTCGACGCGGCGGCGGTCGCCGCCGCCCTCCGCGAGGGGTGGCTGGGGGCGCGCCCCGGTGACGATGTGATCGCCCTGCCGCAGGCCGACGGCGGCGAGGGCACGGTCGCGACCGTCGCCGCCGCGCCCGGGTGGGCGGACCGGTACACCGTCGTCACCGGACCGGATGCTCGCCCAGTCCGCGCGCGCTGGATCCGCGACGGCGCCGGTACGGCCGTCGTCGAGCTCGCCGAGTCGTCCGGCATCGCGCTCCTCGCGGCCCCGGACCCCATGGCCGCCACCTCCCGGGGGCTCGGTGAGGTGATCCGCGCCGCGCTCGACGACGGTGCACCGGCCCTGCGGGTCGGGCTGGGCGGCTCCGCCAGCACCGACGGTGGCCTGGGTGCCCTCACGGCGCTCGGGTTGCGCGCCCTCGACCGACGGGGGCGGCCGCTGGGACGCGGGCCCCTGGCGGCCGTCGCCGCCGTCGACGTCGAGGGGCTGATCCCGGTGCCGGCGGGTGGCGTCGAGCTCCTCGTGGACACACGCGCGCCGCTGCACGGGCCGGACGGCGCCGCGCACGTCTTCGCGCCGCAGAAGGGAGCCGATCCGGCGCAGGTGCGCGAGCTCGACGACGCCCTGCGCGCGTGGGCGGGCCTGCTCGCGGCCGCGGGATGTGATCCGGCGCTCGCGGACGCGGCCGGCGCGGGCGCCGCGGGCGGCGTGGGCTTCGGCCTGATGTGCTGGGGAGCGAGCGCCGTGTCGGGCGCCGACCGGATGGCGGACCTCACCGGGCTCACGGAGCTGCTGCCGACGGCCGACCTGGTCATCACGGGGGAGGGCCGGTTCGACAGCACCTCCGCGACCGGCAAGGTCGTGGGGCGCATCGTTCGCCGATGCGCGGCGCTGCGGGTGCCCGTCGTGGTGGTCGCGGGGCAGGTCGCGGCTGGTCTGGGCGACCCGGACGCGGCGGGCGGCACGCTCGCGCTGACCGATCTGGCGGGTTCCGCGGCGGCCTCGCTCGCCGCGCCGCAGCGGTGGCTGCGCGTCGCCGGCGACCGCGCGGCGAATCGATTTGCCACGACGCGCTATTATTGA
- a CDS encoding sugar phosphate isomerase/epimerase family protein — translation MTITATQSVAAPGGAGSTGWERLSLNTRTTASWTLREAVEGAARAGLPAVGLWRDRLEEAGVDEAVRVLADSGLRVSSLCRGGFLTGHDDAALDDNRRALDQAAAVGAPELVIVAGGMPDRDLRGARLRLADRIADLAPYAADRGVRLALEPLHPMYCADRAVISTLGQALELAAPFPAEQVGVVVDAFHVWWDPELADAVAAAGRAGRISSYQICDWLVPIAADPLLSRGMMGDGVVDFGYLTELVTAAGYRGDIEVEIFNQEIWDTDPAAVVDSMKERYRELVLPGLRSGA, via the coding sequence ATGACCATCACCGCAACGCAATCCGTCGCCGCCCCGGGCGGTGCCGGGAGCACCGGGTGGGAGCGGCTCTCGCTCAACACCCGCACCACCGCGTCCTGGACGCTCCGCGAGGCCGTCGAGGGCGCCGCTCGTGCGGGCCTGCCGGCGGTGGGCCTGTGGCGCGACCGGCTCGAGGAGGCGGGTGTCGACGAGGCCGTGCGGGTCCTCGCCGACAGCGGCCTGCGCGTCTCGAGCCTGTGTCGGGGCGGCTTCCTCACCGGTCACGACGACGCGGCGCTCGACGACAACCGTCGCGCCCTCGACCAGGCGGCCGCCGTCGGCGCGCCCGAGCTCGTGATCGTGGCGGGGGGCATGCCCGACCGGGACCTCCGGGGTGCCCGCCTGCGCCTCGCCGACCGGATCGCCGACCTCGCGCCGTACGCCGCCGACCGCGGCGTCCGGCTCGCGCTGGAGCCGCTGCACCCGATGTACTGCGCGGACCGCGCGGTGATCTCCACCCTGGGACAGGCACTGGAACTCGCCGCCCCGTTCCCGGCGGAGCAGGTCGGCGTCGTCGTCGACGCCTTCCACGTGTGGTGGGACCCCGAGCTGGCCGACGCGGTGGCCGCGGCGGGCCGCGCCGGACGGATCAGCAGCTACCAGATCTGCGACTGGCTCGTGCCCATCGCCGCGGACCCCCTGCTCTCCCGCGGGATGATGGGCGACGGCGTGGTCGACTTCGGATACCTCACCGAGCTGGTCACGGCGGCGGGCTACCGGGGCGACATCGAGGTGGAGATCTTCAATCAGGAGATCTGGGACACCGATCCGGCGGCGGTGGTCGACAGCATGAAGGAGCGGTACCGCGAGCTGGTGCTGCCCGGCCTGCGGTCCGGCGCGTGA
- a CDS encoding dihydrodipicolinate synthase family protein gives MSAPAGTSAGLLLPLDGELRPHRLGEPGPWQRPTAPITSRVAFAAAHVVPRTTADNTPGAPADLDWDATLAYRRELWSYGLGVAEAMDTAQRGMGLDWAATAELIRRSSAEARAVGGRIACGAGTDQLDPATLPSGRAGLRAITDAYREQIEVVAGAGAQVILMASRALAAVAESAEDYLTVYGTLLAEVDRPVVLHWLGEMFDPALRGYWGSADVGEATRTFLRLIEENAAAVDGVKVSLLDAGHEIALRRALPEGVRLYTGDDFNYPELVVGDEHGHSDALLGIFAAIYPAASTALQALDAGDAARARAILDSTRDLGRLVFEAPTYYYKTGIAFLSWLNGRQPGFVMVGGLATGRSVEHLSRVFVLADRAGLLRDPEYAARRMRGYLEVNGVLG, from the coding sequence GTGAGCGCCCCGGCCGGTACGAGCGCCGGACTGCTCCTACCCCTCGACGGCGAGCTCCGCCCGCACCGGCTCGGCGAACCGGGACCCTGGCAGCGGCCCACCGCGCCCATCACCTCACGCGTGGCGTTCGCGGCGGCGCACGTCGTGCCGCGGACCACGGCGGACAACACCCCCGGTGCGCCGGCCGACCTCGACTGGGACGCGACCCTGGCCTACCGCCGGGAACTGTGGTCGTACGGGCTCGGCGTCGCGGAAGCCATGGACACCGCGCAGCGCGGCATGGGCCTGGACTGGGCGGCGACGGCCGAGCTGATCCGGCGCAGCTCCGCCGAGGCGCGGGCGGTGGGAGGCCGGATCGCCTGCGGAGCGGGGACGGACCAGCTCGACCCGGCCACGCTCCCGTCCGGCCGGGCCGGGCTGCGTGCGATCACGGACGCCTATCGCGAGCAGATCGAGGTGGTGGCCGGCGCGGGCGCGCAGGTGATCCTCATGGCCTCGCGCGCCCTCGCGGCCGTGGCCGAGTCCGCGGAGGACTACCTCACCGTCTACGGAACCCTGCTCGCCGAGGTCGACCGCCCCGTCGTCCTGCACTGGCTGGGCGAGATGTTCGACCCGGCCCTGCGCGGGTACTGGGGCAGCGCCGACGTGGGAGAGGCGACGCGGACCTTCCTCCGCCTCATCGAGGAGAACGCGGCGGCCGTCGACGGCGTCAAGGTCTCGCTGCTCGATGCCGGCCACGAGATCGCGCTGCGGCGCGCACTTCCCGAAGGGGTGCGGCTGTACACCGGCGACGACTTCAACTACCCGGAACTCGTGGTCGGTGACGAGCACGGTCATTCGGACGCGCTGCTGGGGATCTTCGCCGCGATCTACCCCGCGGCCTCCACCGCCTTGCAGGCGCTCGATGCTGGGGACGCCGCCCGCGCGCGGGCGATCCTGGACTCCACCCGCGACCTCGGCCGCCTCGTCTTCGAAGCGCCGACGTACTACTACAAGACGGGGATCGCCTTCCTGTCCTGGCTCAACGGCCGGCAGCCGGGCTTCGTCATGGTGGGCGGGCTCGCGACGGGTCGGTCCGTCGAACACCTGTCCCGGGTCTTCGTGCTCGCCGACCGCGCCGGCCTGCTGCGCGACCCCGAGTACGCGGCCCGCCGCATGCGCGGATACCTCGAAGTGAACGGAGTCCTGGGATGA